The Plasmodium gaboni strain SY75 chromosome 9, whole genome shotgun sequence DNA segment CAGATTTAAATTCgttagaaaaaaaaaaaaaaaaataataaaataaattaaattaaattatacGTTGTATAACAATATGATTGgtttaaaaatatacatatatatatatagtttatttacataacattttacatataatattttccctttaatattttatttagttattcttttataaaaaaaaaggcATTTAAAGAAGCCGCTTTTTTTGTTGCTAGAACTATTCCGTCACGGGTTTGtgaaaattattttatattaacctattaaattatatcctattatatgtaatgttaatttatatatatatatttatatttatttatatattattttatttttattttttttttattgattagatagaatataatacaaaagAAATCATAACTCATGAAAATAATACAGTTTTCGcttttaaatatgaagaCAATATTTGTCCTATAGTAATAGCTACAGATGATTATCCTGAAAGgtattataaatatataatattttttattttttattttttattttatatacttCATGTTGTTATTTGTGTTATTACTTTTCAGGGTTGctttttatatgataaatgAAATTTATAGAGATTTCGTAAGTACCATTTCCAAGGAAGAATGGTCCAGTGTAAAAGAAGACAATAAAATTCCGTTTAATttgtatacatatttaacaaaatataaggtacacaaaatatatatatatatatatatatatgtgtgtgtaTTTACTTATATCTgatcatatttattaagTATAATCCAAAAAATACTTcatatactttttttttttttt contains these protein-coding regions:
- a CDS encoding SNARE protein; protein product: MNLLAIFLTKYVDDVIFLCNATDLNSYSFIKKKAFKEAAFFVARTIPSRIEYNTKEIITHENNTVFAFKYEDNICPIVIATDDYPERVAFYMINEIYRDFVSTISKEEWSSVKEDNKIPFNLYTYLTKYKDPLNCDAITQTNIKINENIEKVRVTMDALIRNRDNLDVLVDKSKDLSSTTKQLFKQSKKLKKKQCCSIM